A single window of Dermacentor albipictus isolate Rhodes 1998 colony chromosome 1, USDA_Dalb.pri_finalv2, whole genome shotgun sequence DNA harbors:
- the LOC135919746 gene encoding uncharacterized protein isoform X2, with product MTRMDCITAGKPRALEKKRARLAAAAVGDIAAADDCCLLSDASGTFSVDEGESVCTTCEQLREELAALKRRNRELEELHECHKMVKKLKKMIEDDVIGGCVKPCPKMDIGGGVVVDNAVIEGLRRNCPGAPAKFARGLMRHLFTAEELRGKSLFGRRSNAHPCAPQRECLDPVKVNAIIGFTVAEFQADPMRLKSSLSSLLSREVK from the exons ATGACCAGGATGGACTGCATTACAGCAG GCAAGCCCCGCGCTCTCGAAAAGAAGCGCGCGCGACTCGCCGCAGCCGCCGTAGGCGACATCGCCGCCGCCGATGACTGCTGCCTTTTGTCCGACGCATCGGGCACTTTCAGTGTTGATGAGGGAGaatcg GTGTGCACCACATGTGAGCAGCTGAGGGAAGAGTTGGCAGCCCTCAAGCGAAGAAATCGAGAATTGGAGGAACTGCATG aATGCCACAAGATGgtaaaaaagctaaaaaaaatgaTTGAGGACGACGTCATCGGGGGTTGTGTGAAGCCATGCCCAAAG ATGGACATCGGAGGCGGAGTTGTTGTAGACAACGCAGTAATTGAAGGACTGCGCCGCAATTGCCCTGGGGCCCCTGCTAAGTTTGCAAGAGGCCTCATGCGGCATCTGTTCACAGCAGAGGAGCTGCGTGGAAAATCACTGTTTGGACGGCGGTCCAATGCGCATCCTTGTGCACCTCAACGGGAATGCCTGGACCCTGTCAAAGTGAATGCCATTATCG GCTTCACCGTTGCAGAGTTCCAGGCGGACCCTATGAGGCTGAAAAGTAGCCTGTCGTCGCTGCTTTCGCGGGAAGTAAAGTAG
- the LOC135919746 gene encoding uncharacterized protein isoform X1, translating into MSEMSHVLIKWIEEEKWDVYPISCIIDVAIGYRLYTDESAIEELRGTVLMCTWEKGKDAAPAELLDLGKPRALEKKRARLAAAAVGDIAAADDCCLLSDASGTFSVDEGESVCTTCEQLREELAALKRRNRELEELHECHKMVKKLKKMIEDDVIGGCVKPCPKMDIGGGVVVDNAVIEGLRRNCPGAPAKFARGLMRHLFTAEELRGKSLFGRRSNAHPCAPQRECLDPVKVNAIIGFTVAEFQADPMRLKSSLSSLLSREVK; encoded by the exons ATGAGCGAAATGAGCCACGTGTTAATCAAGTGGATTGAGGAAGAGAAATGGGACGTGTATCCCATAAGCTGCATTATAGACGTGGCCATAGGATACCGATTATACACAGATGAAAGCGCCATCGAAGAGCTACGCGGCACTGTGCTGATGTGCACGTGGGAGAAAGGCAAAGATGCTGCCCCTGCTGAACTTTTGGACCTAG GCAAGCCCCGCGCTCTCGAAAAGAAGCGCGCGCGACTCGCCGCAGCCGCCGTAGGCGACATCGCCGCCGCCGATGACTGCTGCCTTTTGTCCGACGCATCGGGCACTTTCAGTGTTGATGAGGGAGaatcg GTGTGCACCACATGTGAGCAGCTGAGGGAAGAGTTGGCAGCCCTCAAGCGAAGAAATCGAGAATTGGAGGAACTGCATG aATGCCACAAGATGgtaaaaaagctaaaaaaaatgaTTGAGGACGACGTCATCGGGGGTTGTGTGAAGCCATGCCCAAAG ATGGACATCGGAGGCGGAGTTGTTGTAGACAACGCAGTAATTGAAGGACTGCGCCGCAATTGCCCTGGGGCCCCTGCTAAGTTTGCAAGAGGCCTCATGCGGCATCTGTTCACAGCAGAGGAGCTGCGTGGAAAATCACTGTTTGGACGGCGGTCCAATGCGCATCCTTGTGCACCTCAACGGGAATGCCTGGACCCTGTCAAAGTGAATGCCATTATCG GCTTCACCGTTGCAGAGTTCCAGGCGGACCCTATGAGGCTGAAAAGTAGCCTGTCGTCGCTGCTTTCGCGGGAAGTAAAGTAG